A DNA window from Brassica napus cultivar Da-Ae chromosome C1, Da-Ae, whole genome shotgun sequence contains the following coding sequences:
- the LOC106421846 gene encoding uncharacterized protein LOC106421846, giving the protein MMVKPVHTAISKPVHTAISDIALFFRDISAKILKIEDVARLKENIAIMLCNLEKIFPPAFFDVIEHLPVHLPDEALLGGPVQYRWMYPFERYMYHLKKKVKNKARIGGSIVAQCVNEEISYVTNNYIAPSTVQVPEKDVNEIRFTYKYLDVPIMFQQEGKISGKSSSAWLNDEDYNILQTFLLLNCEVFEPYERMFEDYMMDNHPNITSKDMTRAKDEKFAMWCKDYINNASKSFEFPLWMLEFVQGPKHQITSWPMYYSRGYHYHTQSHGQNKKTMNFGVCVPGTTETEYFGLIEEIFMIEYHGAVGLKAMIFKYHWFNIDQGIRRQDIHLALLMFAHKCIMTSTILLYYQNNVIKYVMFLILVYDQEEKNGGQQ; this is encoded by the exons ATGATGGTGAAGCCTGTTCATACGGCAATTTCAAAACCTGTTCATACGGCAATTTCAG ATATCGCACTCTTCTTTCGAGATATATCTGCCAAAATcttgaagattgaagatgttgcTAGACTGAAAGAAAATATTGCAATTATGCTTTGCAATCTTGAAAAAATATTTCCACCGGCATTCTTTGATGTGATAGAACATCTACCTGTCCATCTCCCAGATGAAGCTTTACTAGGTGGTCCGGTCCAATATAGGTGGATGTATCCGTTTGAACGATACATGTATCATCtgaaaaaaaaggttaaaaacaAAGCCAGGATCGGAGGATCAATAGTGGCTCAGTGTGTGAATGAAGAAATTTCTTACGTGACAAATAATTATATTGCACCTTCAACAGTTCAAGTCCCTGAAAAAGATGTCAACGAAATCAGATTCACTTACAAATATCTTGATGTTCCAATAATGTTCCAGCAAGAAGGAAAAATCAGTGGAAAATCAAGTAGTGCATGGTTAAATGATGAAGATTATAATATTCTTCAGACATTTTTATTGCTCAACTGTGAAGTATTTGAACCATATGAGAG GATGTTTGAAGATTATATGATGGATAACCACCCAAACATAACTTCTAAAGATATGACAAGAGCAAAAGATGAAAAATTTGCAATGTGGTGTAAAGATTAC ATTAACAATGCTAGCAAATCATTTGAATTTCCATTGTGGATGTTGGAATTTGTACAAGGTCCAAAGCACCAAATCACGTCATGGCCTATGTATTATTCGAGAGGATATCATTACCACACACAAAGCCATggacaaaataaaaagacaatGAATTTTGGTGTTTGTGTTCCTGGAACTACTGAGACCGAGTATTTTGGACTTATCGAAGAAATATTCATGATAGAGTATCATGGTGCCGTTGGGTTAAAAGccatgatttttaaatatcattGGTTCAACATCGATCAAGGAATACGAAGACAAGACATCCATCTGGCATTGTTGATGTTTGCCCACAAATGCATTATGACAAGTACGATCCTTTTATATTACCAGAACAATGTGATCAAGTATGTTATGTTCCTTATCCTCGTCTACGAtcaagaagagaagaatggTGGACAACAATAA
- the LOC125580235 gene encoding uncharacterized protein LOC125580235, whose amino-acid sequence MNILRGSSSGPAKRSRQTCLPPGLNRPATSASLPPGATRPASSASRHPLPSLAAVMSAPERRNMPLLHPQRPNGTLWFGIDDCIRKDVVSTYQSNFWGPWWTYRMVPDEKKVAWWTSFLQQYYWDPKHHSQVRFQWEQILKSSIRDLASKRRRPEEKKKPDFIGLADWNLMLETWQEEPHQKRSKTNSENASSNPDGLGTHRHTSGSKNHKRYAYDLTVKAGGVAPPVTEVVRMTHTRKDGTFIDKRAEGFVKAAEALALERSQGSCLTDETPSAPSTQQLNAAYIEVATNGKGRVYGLGSIQDIDDEPSETAPASLFTHVAVDGRLTTMEGVVTCLKDDVSGLKEDVIGIKRGIEVLMKMNGVDPVTFEPIQRESDASVRTPQSSGELDQNSPVH is encoded by the exons ATGAATATCCTACGTGGTTCTTCTTCAGGGCCAGCTAAGAGGAGCCGTCAAACTTGTCTTCCTCCTGGATTGAACAGGCCTGCTACGTCCGCTTCTCTTCCTCCTGGAGCGACCAGGCCGGCTTCGTCTGCGTCTCGACATCCACTTCCAAGCTTAGCTGCTGTGATGAGTGCACCAGAGAGACGTAACATGCCTCTTCTCCATCCACAAAGGCCCAATGGAACTTTATG GTTTGGGATAGACGATTGCATCCGGAAAGATGTAGTGTCAACATATCAGTCAAACTTTTGGGGACCATGGTGGACCTACAGAATGGTGCCAGATGAGAAGAAGGTCGCTTGGTGGACTAGTTTTCTG CAACAATACTATTGGGATCCTAAGCATCACAGTCAAGTTCGTTTTCAGTGGGAACAAATTCTGAAAAGCTCAATCAGAGACCTTGCAAGCAAGAGGAGGAGaccagaagaaaaaaagaagccaGATTTTATTGGCCTAGCAGATTGGAACTTGATGCTAGAGACTTGGCAGGAGGAGCCACACCAAAAGAGGAGCAAAACGAATTCTGAGAATGCTTCCTCAAACCCAGATGGTTTAGGCACTCACCGTCATACTTCAGGATCAAAAAACCACAAGCGTTATGCTTATGACTTG ACTGTTAAGGCTGGTGGAGTAGCACCTCCAGTCACTGAAGTAGTGCGTATGACCCATACTCGCAAGGATGGCACTTTCATTGACAAAAGAGCAGAAGGTTTTGTGAAGGCTGCCGAGGCTCTTGCATTGGAGCGATCACAAGGTTCCTGTCTGACTGATGAAACCCCATCAGCACCCTCTACCCAGCAGCTCAACGCTGCTTACATTGAA gtGGCAACCAATGGCAAAGGGCGAGTTTATGGGCTTGGTTCAATTCAGGATATTGATGATGAACCAAGTGAGACTGCACCAGCATCTTTATTTACACATGTGGCAGTTGATGGACGCTTGACCACCATGGAGGGTGTTGTAACTTGCTTGAAGGATGATGTTTCTGGCTTGAAGGAGGATGTAATTGGTATTAAGCGAGGCATTGAGGTTCTGATGAAGATGAATGGAGTGGACCCTGTTACCTTTGAACCTATTCAGCGTGAGAGCGATGCATCTGTTCGAACTCCCCAATCAAGCGGAGAACTTGACCAAAATTCTCCCGTACATTAA